aagattttatttatttatttgacagagagatcacaagtaggcagagatagagggggaagcaggctccccaccgagcaaaaagcccaacgcagggctcgatcccaggaccctgagatcgagacctgagctgaaggcagaggcttaacccactgagccgcctgGGCAcccctattctttttatttctatagaatTGGTTGTAATGtccccattttcatttctgatttataaTTCAAGTCGTCTTTTTTCTTAGTCCCTCTAGCTAACAATTTGccaattttgttcatctttttgaagaacttgtgacttcattgatttttttctattgtttctttagTCTATTTCACTTGTCTGTATTctgatctttattgtttccttcctcctgctAGTTTTGgatttagtttgtttttctttttctagttccttaagttTTAAAGTTAAGTTGTTGATTTGGAatctttgggatttttaaaaaagtgtttctaactttaaatttcccctttctctctgctttcacTGTGTGCCATACATTTTAGTGTGTTGTGatattgttttcattcattcaatgtactttctaatttcctttgtgatttttcttgATTTACTAGTTACTTAagagtatgttgtttaatttctacaaattagtgagttttccatttttacttcttttattgatttctaacttTAACCCATTGTGGTAGGAAAAGATAATTTGTATGTTTTCTATCTGTTAAATCCTATTGAGGCTTAATTTATGGCGTAATTTATAATTTGTTCTGGAAAATGtcccatgtgtgcttgagaagaatgtttgTGCTATTGTTGTTAGATTcagtgttctgtatatgtctgttagatCCAGTTGATTTACTATGTTAAATCCTCTATTTTCTTATCTTCTGTCTGGTTGTCCTACCCATTACTGTAAGTGGGATATTGAAGTCTCCAAAATTATTGTACAACTGTTCATTTCTCCTTTCATTGTTGTCAATTTTTTGCTTCAGATACTTTGATGGTCAGATAGTATGCGcatgtttataattattatatattcttgttATCTTGaaccttttattaatatataatgttatttttctcttgtaatcttttttgatttaaagtctgttttgtctgatattagtataggcaccctttctctcttttggttactatttgtgtggaatatttttcatcttttcacttTTACTCTTTGTATTTTTGGAGCTAATGTGAATATTTTTGTAGATAGCATGTAGTTGaatcatatgttttttttttccattctatcaATCTCTATCTTTAACTGGAAAGTTCAAcggatttacatttaaaataactacTGATAAGGAGGGACTTCtgtcattttgctatttgttttctgtatgccTTATATctttttgtccttatttttctGCATTACTGCCTTCTTTCGTGTTGATTTTTTGCACTGAAATGTTTatgttcctttctcatttctttttatgtttattctaTGGATATTTCTTTGATATGTTTATTCTATAGATATTTATTATGTGGATTTTAACCTCAAAAGTTATAACACTCTAATTTCAATTTATGCCAGCTTAGCCTCAATAATACACAAGAACTCTCCTCCTTTATATTTCTATCCCTAATCCTTTTTAGTTGTTAATGTAtcaaaattacatctttatacattGTGTGCCCCAAGACATAAAGTAACAATGCTTTTAAATGCATTAGTCTCATgtagagaacaaaaacaaagcataGCTACTagcttttaaacaaataattattttttaatgtattagtcTCTTAAATcatgtagaaaacaaaaagttgAGTTACATACCATTGTTATTACAATGATAATAATAGATTTTATAATTGCCCATGTATTTACCTTCATTGagatctttatttctccatttagcCTCACGTTATTAtctagtgtcctttcatttcactTTGTAGAACTCCCTTGAGCATTTCTTACTAGACAACTATACTGATAACAGACTCCTcatcttttgtttatctgggaatgcCTTATTTCTCCCTcgcttttgaaggataatttatCCTATATAGAATTCTAGGTCAACAACacctcaacaatttttttttaattagcactttgaatgtatcatctctcttcctcctggtctgttaaatttcttttcttttctttctttctttctttttttttttttttaagatttttatttatttatttgacagagatcacaagtaggcagagaggcaggcagagagagaggggtgggggatgcaggcttcctgctgaggctcaatcccagggccctgggatcacgacctgagctgaaggcagaggcttaacccactgaaccacccaggtgcccagtctgttaagtttctgatgagaaatctgcttaTATTCTTATTGAGGATCCCTGTGTGTGACAAGTTGCTTTTCTGTTGTCCTCTTCAagattctctttttgtttttggcttttgaaAGTTTGACTCTGTGGCTTTTTGTTGTTCTCTTTGAGTTTGTCTTACTTGGAGTTTATCAAGCTTCTTGGATGTTTATATTCATGTTTTTCATCAAAGTTGGAAAGTTttctgccattatttcttcagatattctctttgcctccccctccTTTTGTGGGACTTCCACACTGTGAATATTTATCCAGCTGATGGTATCCAACAAGTACCTTAGGCTCTGCCACTTTTctccaatattttttctttctatttctcagACTTGATAATTTCCACTGTCCTATCCTCAAGTTTGCTTattctgccttctgcctactcAAATCTGCCTTTGAAGCCCTCTAGTGGaaatttctttacagtttttgtactttttggctcagaattttttttcaagttttttatctctttatttatatttctatcttGTTCATACAAAGTTTTCTTGGTATTCTCCACATCTTTAGttctttgatcatttttttaagagattttatttatttgagagagattgagagcatgaaaggggcgaggggcagagggagaagccggctccctgatgagcagagggcctgatgtgggacttgatcctgggactccaggatcatgaccttagctgaaggcagttgcttaaccaactgagccacccaggtgcccctctttgatcatttttaaagtagttttaaagATTGTCTAGTTGATCTGCCAATCAATTATTTTGTCAGGGAcagtttctgtacatttttttctttgaaattggccatacatttctgtttctttgtatgtcttaTGATTCTTTTTGCTTGAAAACTGGGCATTTGAATAAAATAGTTTGGAACTCTGAAAATCAGATTTTCCACCTTCACCACGGTTTGCTGCATTTTTTGGTGTGTGtaggttttcttgtttgttttgttttactttgtttttgtttttgttttttagtgttgtTGTAGGTTGTCTCTGTGCTATGGATCAACCTATGATGTAAACTCTAAACTTAAGGTCCTCtcaagccttttttttctttttaaaaaaatttttttaaatttattcatttgaaagagagagcaagagcataagcaggtggggagggtcagagggaaaagaagaagcagactctacaTTGAGCAGGGAACTCGACTTGGGTCTCCaacccaggatcccgggatcatgacctgagctaaaggcagatgcttaactaacagaGCCCTGCAGGAGCCCTCTCAATTCTTTTTTGAGTCTGTGCCTTTCCCTATTGCAGTCATTTCCTAATTTTCCCCATATATGAAGTTGCTTTTGAATGTCCTAGTCTTTAATGTCTGGCtcccaaaaagagagaaaaagaaaaatgaaagtggggGATAAATGGTGTCAGCCCTTTAAATCTACTGGAAGGCACTTCAGCTAGAGAAATGGCTTGCTACAATGGCGCAGGGGAGTTGTGCAAAACAATGGCTACCTTCTTCTTTGTCTGCACTTTAGTGCTTAGAAGCAGCAATCAATGATCAGAGCACAGATTCCTATCATTGGAGAAAAGATCTTTTTTGCTCACTCTGGCTTCTACAAACTATGTGTGAGCTGTTTCAGGAACACAGGCAGAGCTGCCTGTCATGGGACTTTTTGttcaccttcacccattttgtctgTCTTCTACCTTATCCCTCTGCTAAACACCAATATGTTCCCCATATCTATGAGctctttttagatttcacatatgagtgagattttacagtatttatctttctctgtctgacttatttcacttagtataatacactTAAGGTCTATCCATggtgtcacaaatggcaagattttcttcttcttcttcttctttctcttttttttttttaaaaaaagattttatttatttatttgacagacagagatcacaagtaggcagagaagcaggcagaaagagaggaggaagcaggctccctgctgagcagagagcctgatgcggggctcaatcccaggaccctgggatcatgacctgagccgaaggccacccaggcgcccctgtgcttaattttttaatgtagtgcTCCATATGATCATTATATTGAGCATTATTAATTGTGctatttataacttttatatCCTTTTGTTTTGTCTGCTTGTTCTATCAAgtactgagaaaaatattttaatctctgATAAATATTGTGGGTTTTTCAGTTTGTCTATATTTGGACACTTGAAAAATCTTACTCTACTTCTGATAGTATATCAGAATAATGTGccattatattaaataaatcacattttgaGGACTTTCCAGCTCTTCTATCTCAACTGTTCTTTTTTGTATAAATCATACTAGCCACTGTCACATTCTAATCTTAATAGTATCCTGAGAGTCTTAGTGACTATATAAGATTATTTCATTGTTGATATGTGATAAAAATAAACTGCCATTTACAAAATATTCACCAGGTCCCAGAGGTTGTGCTAAGTGTTTTACTtacaataaaagtaattttatctAAGATAATTGGGACAAGCAGGTGGTTTGTTCATTGAAAAAGTTGATTAAGTGAGGAATcattaagaaataatacatattttaaactttttatttgaacATAAAATGCATGCTTACATACACATCCATTCACTAATATTTTTGTACGATTCTCTTTAGTGTATGattctggttattttattttttttatgtataaGCCATACCTGTAATGCATTGCCAAGAATTTCTTGTTTCTATTGATGTCAGTTGGAGGGAGAACACAAAGAAATCTTCAAAGCTATATGAGTGCAGAGTTACAGGATTTTACGATTTTGAACCAAACTTCATTGTCATCCTGCCCATTCTTCATTTGGTAACAACTGTTTAATGCCTCATCTTAATAGATTCAGTtacttcaatttaattttttatagaaacTTTCTTGTATTCCTATTCCACTCATTGATGTAATATTCACATAGTGTTTAATCAGACCACATAGGTATAGTAACAATTATGATTAGTATAAACAGACTTGGGAAAAACTCATCTGTCTCTTTGTAAATAAATACACAGCCTTAAACAATGGGAGCAGAAAGGTGTGGTTGTACTAGAAAGCTGCCAGTAGGCTGGGAACATTTTTTGTACCATTGGAATCAGTCATCATATTGTTCAGAGGCAATGGAGAGCAGTATTAAATCTGTTGTGTCAGTTAAGTATAGGTCATTTAGGACCATCTATATTAGTAACATTTACAACTCTGTAAGGAGGtaatgttattcccattttagaagGGAAATCTGATTTGCCCAAGATTTCACTACTAGCTTTTTATTGAACCAGGACCAAGATCTACGCCTGGATTTGTTCAACTGCAGTCATTCCAGAAAGCTGTTAGACCTCTCTTTTACaatctgtgtgtgttttaattgaaTTTTACTTCATGTATTGCTCATGCTTAGTATATAGACCTCTCCGGTTGAAAATActggtttaggggtgcctgggtggctcagtgggttaaagcctctgccttcagctcaggtcatgatcccaggatcctgggatcgagccccacattgggctctctgctccgcagggagcctgcttcctcctctctctctgtctgcctctctgcctacttgtgatctctgtcaaatcaataaataaaatcttaaaaaagaaaatactggtttaggggtgcctgggtggttcagttggttaaacattttttggctcaggtcatgatcctggaatcctgagatggagcctcaggcttcctgctcaatggggagtttgcttctccctctccctctactcctcccatgcttgtgctctctgtctctctgtctccctcttgctctctctctctctctctctctctcgcaaataaacaaaatcttaaaaaaagaaaaaaggttaatACTGGTTTCAGCCTCTTACTTTAGGCACTtatcataccttttttttttgtccccagtAGTTAGTTTTGGTTTTATCTGGATGTTCTTTCACTTCTGTCTTGAAGTTACAGCTCACTTGCTTAGGTTAGCTTGCCTCTGAGCAAACACTCCTTCTATTCTTAAGAAGTACACTCATTCCTACCCAGGAGCTTGGATTCTCAGCCACcatctagaaaacaaaatattattaatcAGAGATGTGATACTATTTGTTCATTTCCTACTCCTTTCTTTTCTGAAGCTACAGCCTGTGCCTCCAACTCTCCTGATTTCTTCTCCGTGACTAACTTCTTTGTagtgatgtttcttttcttttaatggtgCCATTCATCCCTATATGAATCAGCACAAATGAGATCAAGCTTAATGAGCCTTGGCACAGATTTGATGAACCTCCCACGCTTTATAAATATATCTACTGATTAGCCACCTCCCATACATACACATTGTAATGGAAGTTACCACCAGCAccaccccttctcttctctcccaagTGCTTCACAAGTCAGTTActggtttgtgttttctttctagaGGGTCTGGTCCAAGTGCTGTATCAGGTATGGTAGCTATAGAGAGCTTCATGATACAGAACTAGTACAGGGTGCAGGCACACTTCCTGTGAAGTCAGTCTtctgattttcattcttcttggcATTGTGTTGTATTTTCAATTGAAATTCCAATCCTTAGTGTCTCCTTTGACCGACTCTTAACAAACTACCTTAATAAGTTCCCTGATCGCCTAGACtttgatagtttattttttaagacaccTCATTCTTTCATGACCCATGTTAACTTCTCTGCAGGCATCATGAATTTTCATTATTAGCAGTTTTCTACTACCCTTTCTCTAAGTAGCTCTTAGGTTGTAAtccattcaaaaaacaaaagaaccctTGAGGAATATTGGCAAAGCCCTCATCTTCTCCCCTTTCTAACCTCTGCTATAAGGACAGATTAGTGTATTGGTTCGAACTCTGAACTGAACTTTGAGGCAACTGATTTGGCAACTCTGTCTCTAAACCCATACCTTTCATAGGCTTCTTTCTATGTCTCAGTAAATGGCCACTTCATCCCCTCAATTGTTCAGACCCAAATCCTTTTACTCATACTTGATCTTTTTCTTATACTCCATATCTAATTTATTTTCAAgtcttgcttgtttttaaaatacatccaGAAGGTGATTATTTCTCAGTATTTCCACCctgtgacaaatgaataaattgcaGAAGAAGACCCTTATGCCCATTTGCCAATCCAAATGTTAGGCCTTCTACCTATTGCTCATATGGAGCCTTGACAGAGAGGCTGATTAGGAAGATGGATTCTGCTCCGCACCACCTCTTCTCACTCTGCTATTGTTTAGTGTTTGCTTtgattcagaaagagagaggacaacAGAAAGCTCTCAAGTCACTACTAGGTGATAGTAGAAGTCAAGGCCCAACTGCTCTTTCCATGGGAAGGACTTAGCTCTTACCAGCTGAATATCtctgtgtttatgtatatgtgaCAGTTTGAAGatgaaagggaggagagaagaaagtgaCAGAAGGGAagtattttcataaaattctctttttaaattaagaaactaTTTTGCAGGATTGTTAAAGAGTATGAACTCTTAGAGACAGCCAGCTTTGTTCTTAATCCTGCCAGTAGCCATGTAACATTGgcaaattcttttttccttttccagtgctattgagaaataattggcaTCTATCACCATATACATTTAAGGTGGATTGCATGATGGTTTAATTTATTTGTGTTGCTAAATGGTTACAATAGGTTCTGTTAACATTTATCATGTCATGtagatgcaatttttaaaaataaagaaaatcctctttgtgatgagaactcttgggATCTCTTGTCTTCACAACTTCTCTGTATACCACACAGCAGTGTTAGTAATAGTCATCATGTGGTACATTACATCCCTAGGACTTATTtaccttataactggaagtttgtgccttttgaccaccttcttcTAATTCCTCCTCCACTGAGCCCCCACATGAGGTTACCAcagctctgattttcttttctatgagtttggttcttgtttttttgttgtttctaagattccacatgtaagtgaggtcatacagtatttgtctttctctctcacttattTCTCTTGTCacaatgccttcaaggtccatccgtgttgtcgcaAATGATAGGAATTCCTTGTTTTTAATGGCCAAACAATATTCcgttgtatacatataccactgCTTCTtgatctctttgtctctcaaaggACTCTGGTTGTTtctgtcttggctattgtaaataatgctgctatgaacatgggagtgcagataactttttgagttagtgtttctgtatcttttgggtataTTCTCAGTATTCTcacagtggaattactggatcgtatggcagttctgtctttaattttttgaggaacctccataatgttttccacagaggctgtaGCTAGgctaattctttaatttctcttttctcaactGCCTTTCTGAGATGGGGATAAGACTAGCATTTGCCTTACTGCATATCATTGTTGTGAAGATTAGGTGAGTTGTACGTATAAAGCAACTAGTCTTAATACATAGCAAGTGTGcaatgaatagtttttttttttttaagtcagttttcAAAGTCACATTGTGGACATTAGAACTCCTGATAGTATAGGGAGTTATAACCCGTTTTGTGTTAAACCATACATATCTAGTAACCCCATTTCCACTGATTAGGGGTCTCTTTCCTTGTTCTGTGGAGATCTGTTTCAAGCTATACATTAAGCGATTTCACCTCCACAGAATCACCAGTCCTGGCACGAGTTTTAGGTCCCCAGTATATTACCATTTACTGCCGTAAATAAGGCAACAACAAGCTCTACctattcctttcctcctttccctgtAATGGGATGGTTCATGTTTGGGCAAAGAGAGTGCAGTTTTTAGAGTAACATTCTAGTCTGTAGTATGAGTCTCATTAACTTACTGCACCTTAGGCTTCCACTAAAGCTTTCACTGGAATCCACTAGACCTGACTCTGAGGAGTTACTGCCAGAGATGGCATTCTTTACTTGACATTCTTTTTATAGAAGTCCCATCACAACTGCTTCTGAGTAATTTAGCATTTCCTAATGTTCTTTCTACACTAACATCCAGGAATGTGTAAACAAGGACAGCAGCAATTAGGGGACAGAGAACAAGGTGTTCAGGGCTCCTGTGTATTGAAAATTGTCTGACAGCATGGGATGGAATGAAGCAGGCCAGGGACCAGGGGTAGATTTGACAAGTGCCTTTGTCTAACACCCAGCCAATCAACTACgatttttcttccttatctctTTTGGCTTccatgtttgtttgcttgtttaattgtttatttgtttttctgttctcttccctagatttttttttttcctcagctgtGTCTGCTGTCCTTCCCCCCACTGCATTTTACTATGTCTCTATCTGTACCTTATAGAAGATGACCTGACCTTTATATTCTATATTAGAAAGTGTTCTCTACCCTCTTTTTTCTGTTAGTATCAAAAGATTACCTTCAATTAAGGACAACTGTGAACTTTTAGTGTGCTCAGTGGGAACACGGTTGTTCTTTAAGATGGGGTAATTTTTTACTGTGGAATGTCTCTGGCATTGCAGGGTGGTAAACATGCCTGGCCTCAGTACCAAGTGCCAGTGACACATTTCCAGTCATTGTGACCACCAAAAATGCCTTCACACATTTACAAACATCTTACAAAGTAGTGGTGGAACCTCACCTTTGGAACCACTGCCAGGTAGGCAATTAGAAACATATCACAAATGCTGAACTTTGCTGCTTGTCATCAAATGTTCTTTGCAATTTGATGGAGCGACTTAATTGCCACACTTTTCATGTCTAGTGAAAACCTAGCTATTAAAGCTACTACAGTTGTCTCATTCTGTGACTATGCCAGCTACACTTTTCAAAATTCAAGATTTAGGAAAACCAAGATATTTGTTAGGAggctatttatataatattttgcatgtataaataatattttcctaagaaaaatatTGGGTTTTCATAAAGTTATTGGTTTATGAAATAAGTATGTGAAAATGACTTGTAACTTTCTTAAAGCATACTCATTTTTAACTGAGAGAATTAAAGTTTCCCTCTTTTTCAAAGTAGTTTAAAATTACACTACGAAGTACACAATGCCTTAGAATCTCTTGTACTAATGATTTGTAACTTTGCACAATAAGAGTATGTTTTAGTTTGCTAGTGTTATACAAATAATTAAGTTATAAATGTtcttaattcttttatatttcagagaaagagatttGAAGAAAACTGGGCACAGGCTCAGCAAAACCAAacagaagagaagcagaaaaagaaataaaaagcagaacagTCATAGTAAAATCATGGAGGAAAACTCATTTGAAACCGTAAGTTACCACACGCTAGGAGATCAGGACCCATCTCAGAGTGAAGAGGAAGACATCGAAGACACCAAAAGAGAATCAGTGTGCACTTTCACTGGTGCACTGGGAAATAAACGAGGACAATTAGTGAACAGCCACAAAGATGAAGTATGGAAAAGCATAAATCCTGAAGATACTTTTCCAAATGCTGTATCTGCAGTTGAGCTggacaatacattaaaaaatgatctcCCTAGAGAAAACAatgatttatttctaaatgtgtCACTGATGCCAAATGAAAACTCTGTGACTTGCCTGACAATGACTCAGAATCTTTCCTGCGTAACAAGTGATGACTGCTCTGGCACAAAGGTAGGAAAGCATCCTGGAAATAGGCATCCCACGGCATCAGACATCCAGAGCGGATCTGCTGACTTCCCCAGCTCATTTatgcaaaagagagagaaggtagataaaagactccaaaatgaAACAATCCCGTGCCATCAGTATGCGTCCAGAACCTCAGATAAAGGTTTAAGAACGGAACAAGGAGTAAGTGCAACTAAGAGCAGTTTTTGGCCTCTTTTTCCAAATAATCTATCTGATGAAGAATTACAGCCAGGCTCTGAGAGACAATCCTGTTTGGGGAGCTGGCCTGAGGGACCTCATAAGTTTATATGTGAACAAAGACCAAAGAAAGATAGATGGCAAAAATTGGCCTCTCCAGACAGCAGGGGACAATTGATTACATTGATCTCCACTTCCGAAGAAACTTCAGTACCAGGAAGCAGTCCAGAAACACTGGTAGAGGAGAAGCTTTTGATAGAAAATGAAGATTTGTCACCTTCAACTGAGAATACAGATTCAATCATAGCAACAGAAACAAGTATCTTTAGAAGCTGCTTGCCTAACCTGGATATCCCAAAGAGTGACTTACACTcaacaaagaataagaaaaggagagagaaacggCTTTTCAATTTGGCACCAAACTTTAACTTACTGGCACAGAGCTATATCGATGTAAAAGAAAGAGGTGAATGTGGCTTGTTAACAGAAAGCCATGgactaaaaattattttggaagaagaaaaagacagaatttCAGAAATATGTAATAAAGAGGAGACCACACAAAAACTCATGACCTTTAATCATCACCCATCATGGTTTTACTTCGATATTATCGAAGATCCTCCTCTAAATGTTGGTAGACGATCTTATTCTCATTACCTGCCATTTAATAGACACTCTGTATATTTTTACAAAAACCCTATTCCTTCTCTTGTGCTACAATATACATCTAGCTTTCGGATGGTATCCTTTACAAGCAAGAGATCATTTTTGACTTCCAAATCTCAAACAAGAGTAGATAACCAACCACGtgacatagggtttgtttcttcAGGAGTTTTAAGTAGCCAGCATGATCCTTTGTACTCTTTTAGGGTCACTTCTgatcttcactttttaaatgaaagctttGATGAGAAGCTGGAGACATGGGAAGAACCCAAGCCGTTACAGTTCTTGCAAACTGAAGATAGCCAAGATTTTACAAGCCCTGGCGTTGAGTCCCTTGAGCTGCAATTATCACAAGGGTTTGCCTTTCAACTAGTAAAGCTTTTTGGATCACCTGGAGTTCCAATGGGTAAACTATGTTTATTCACTCCAAACAAAAATTCTAGTTTAACATATAGGAGTAGTTTTTTTGAAGTGTTTCTACCTTGTGTTAGTGACTTCGTGCAGTTAATTGATCTTGTGATGCTTTTTGGTAGTGGAAGTAGCGGACCTGTGGCAAATTGTGCACGGTCTTCAAGTCATGCCTCCACCTTGAGGACCACCAGTCTTAAAAGTCTTTGAACACTTAGAATCCTTGGACTCTCTGTATAAATAGACACTGACAGGAACAAAGGATGAGGCAGGCAAACAGTAATTATGTAACAAATAGAGACGAGTTACCCAGTTACCCccgtattttaaaaaatctttctattTTATACAGTTCCCTTATTTGGCACATGAcccttttctttcccattcacAGTATGACTTGTAGATACGAGCATAGTAAAGAGGGAAGAAGAGTGAAGATTAAATgatgaaaaattctgaaataagTTTAAGTTTTTCAACTATCtgagaagaatattaaaaagaagattaAGAAGGAGTCTGACAGGTTGACTTGAAAGGTTCCTTCTTGCTATTGTtgtttttggaaatgaaaaaccCACCTGTGATTAAAACATATGAGAATGTTTTTGTAACATGCTGagtaaaattctaaataaatttctttagtATTTAACTAAACACATTTAAGATGCTACGTGTCTTATACAGGAAATGGAGCACATATCCCCatttttgcttatctgtaaatCAGTGGCAGTGGTAGTGATCTCCTGGAGTAGAATGTGTCCCCTTCCTTGGGGACAGAACTGCAAGAGCCAGGAAGTCAAACTCCAATCTCCATACTTCTGTATCTTCctgatattctttcttttctgcacCAGCTGGGTCCCTGGGCCCTGCTCTTATCTCACAGCTTATCTTCCAGAGGTTTTTACTTTGCTCCTAAATTTCTGCTGTTCTGCACGGAATTGGTCCTCAGAACTCAGACCCGAGATTGGCTAAATCTCAGGGCG
The Mustela lutreola isolate mMusLut2 chromosome 13, mMusLut2.pri, whole genome shotgun sequence genome window above contains:
- the N4BP2L2 gene encoding NEDD4-binding protein 2-like 2 isoform X4, with protein sequence MPYGEIEAKSLDHREELTEFCLVKVGMALCSALMTIFTIKMGTAKQAINQGRSPVIIDNTNTQAWEMKPYVEMAIGKGYRVEFHEPETWWKFDPEELEKRNKHGVSRKKIAQMLDRYEYEMSISIVMNSVEPLHKSTQRPPPSQGTQRERDLKKTGHRLSKTKQKRSRKRNKKQNSHSKIMEENSFETVSYHTLGDQDPSQSEEEDIEDTKRESVCTFTGALGNKRGQLVNSHKDEVWKSINPEDTFPNAVSAVELDNTLKNDLPRENNDLFLNVSLMPNENSVTCLTMTQNLSCVTSDDCSGTKVGKHPGNRHPTASDIQSGSADFPSSFMQKREKVDKRLQNETIPCHQYASRTSDKGLRTEQGVSATKSSFWPLFPNNLSDEELQPGSERQSCLGSWPEGPHKFICEQRPKKDRWQKLASPDSRGQLITLISTSEETSVPGSSPETLVEEKLLIENEDLSPSTENTDSIIATETSIFRSCLPNLDIPKSDLHSTKNKKRREKRLFNLAPNFNLLAQSYIDVKERGECGLLTESHGLKIILEEEKDRISEICNKEETTQKLMTFNHHPSWFYFDIIEDPPLNVGRRSYSHYLPFNRHSVYFYKNPIPSLVLQYTSSFRMVSFTSKRSFLTSKSQTRVDNQPRDIGFVSSGVLSSQHDPLYSFRVTSDLHFLNESFDEKLETWEEPKPLQFLQTEDSQDFTSPGVESLELQLSQGFAFQLVKLFGSPGVPMESLLPDDCVVSLDWKTLKMIYLQWKTSVEKRQKKIG